The following are from one region of the Myxococcota bacterium genome:
- a CDS encoding steroid 3-ketoacyl-CoA thiolase: MTEVVIVEAVRSPLGKRRGGLSTTHSTEVLAQVQKALFDRSGVDPKEVGQVVGGCVGQVGMQTMNVTRNAWLTANLPLEAAATTVDAQCGSSQQATNLAYALVAGGVVDCAVGCGVEIMSRVPMGATIPKEPSVGKPVTKAYWANYEFTSQFEGAERIAKQWGLTRQDIDAFGKLSQDRAAEAWDDNRFASQILPIDAPDLGDDGKPLGTTHRVERDEGLRETTLEALGGLKTNLPEGVHTAGTSSQISDGAAAVLLMTREKAEALGVTPKATIVDTCLVGSDPVLMLTGPIYATQKLLSDQGMQMSDIDVVEINEAFASVVLAWEKELKPDMATVNPNGGAIALGHPLGGTGAVLMTKAVHELERANKEHAIVTMCCGGGLGTGTLLRRG, translated from the coding sequence ATGACCGAAGTCGTGATCGTCGAAGCCGTCCGCTCTCCCCTCGGCAAGCGCCGGGGCGGTTTGTCCACCACCCACTCGACCGAAGTCCTCGCCCAGGTGCAGAAGGCCCTGTTCGACCGCAGCGGCGTCGACCCCAAGGAAGTCGGCCAGGTGGTCGGCGGCTGCGTCGGCCAGGTCGGGATGCAGACGATGAACGTCACGCGCAACGCGTGGCTCACCGCGAACCTCCCCCTCGAGGCCGCTGCGACCACGGTCGATGCCCAGTGCGGTTCCTCGCAACAGGCCACCAACCTCGCCTACGCCCTGGTGGCGGGCGGCGTCGTCGATTGCGCGGTGGGCTGCGGTGTCGAGATCATGAGTCGCGTGCCGATGGGTGCCACGATCCCCAAGGAGCCGAGCGTCGGCAAGCCGGTCACCAAGGCCTACTGGGCGAACTACGAGTTCACGTCCCAGTTCGAGGGTGCCGAGCGCATCGCCAAGCAGTGGGGCCTGACGCGCCAGGACATCGACGCCTTCGGCAAGCTGTCCCAGGACCGCGCCGCGGAGGCGTGGGACGACAACCGGTTCGCTTCGCAGATCCTGCCGATCGACGCGCCGGACCTCGGCGACGACGGCAAGCCCCTCGGCACCACCCACCGGGTCGAGCGGGACGAGGGTCTGCGCGAGACCACCCTCGAAGCCCTGGGCGGCCTGAAGACGAACCTGCCCGAGGGCGTGCACACGGCGGGTACTTCCTCCCAGATCTCGGACGGCGCCGCGGCGGTGCTGCTGATGACCCGTGAGAAGGCCGAGGCCCTGGGCGTCACGCCGAAGGCGACGATCGTCGACACCTGCCTGGTCGGCTCGGACCCGGTGCTGATGCTCACCGGCCCGATCTACGCCACCCAGAAGCTGCTCAGCGACCAGGGCATGCAGATGAGCGACATCGACGTCGTCGAGATCAACGAGGCGTTCGCCTCGGTGGTGCTCGCCTGGGAGAAGGAGCTGAAGCCCGACATGGCGACGGTGAACCCGAACGGCGGCGCGATCGCCCTGGGGCACCCGCTGGGCGGTACCGGCGCGGTCCTGATGACCAAGGCGGTGCACGAGCTCGAGCGCGCCAACAAGGAGCACGCCATCGTCACGATGTGCTGCGGTGGCGGCCTCGGCACGGGCACCCTGCTCCGCCGCGGCTGA
- a CDS encoding neutral zinc metallopeptidase, with the protein MRWRKGERSRNLEDRRAQTGRGRGRSPFGRGGSPVRLPLPTGRGGKMSIWSLLLMLGVMWFLGINPLSLLTGGGLGGGLGGGTQVGVDPFGGGADVAAGAPFRASPQEEELVDFVSFTLDDLQSTWVRLLPGYRDARLVLFRGATRSACGTGQREMGPFYCPGDQKVYIDLSFYQDLRTRFGAPGDFAQAYVLAHEIGHHIQKLTGIEERVRSQQRASRSEANRLSVAMELQADCLAGVWGHDAAKRGILEPGDVEEGLRAAAAIGDDRIQEMSGGGVHPESFTHGSSAQRTEWLRRGLERGDPNACDTFGRR; encoded by the coding sequence ATGCGTTGGCGCAAGGGCGAGCGGAGCCGGAACCTCGAGGACCGAAGGGCCCAGACCGGGCGCGGGCGGGGTCGGTCTCCGTTCGGCCGCGGTGGTTCGCCGGTCCGGCTGCCGCTTCCGACCGGGCGCGGCGGCAAGATGAGCATCTGGTCCCTCTTGCTGATGCTCGGCGTGATGTGGTTCCTCGGAATCAACCCGCTGAGCCTGCTCACCGGTGGCGGGCTCGGGGGTGGCCTCGGCGGCGGAACGCAGGTGGGCGTCGATCCCTTCGGCGGCGGGGCAGACGTCGCGGCGGGTGCGCCGTTCCGCGCCTCACCGCAAGAGGAAGAGCTCGTCGACTTCGTCTCGTTCACGCTCGACGATCTGCAGTCGACCTGGGTGCGATTGCTGCCCGGCTACCGCGATGCGCGCCTCGTGCTCTTCCGGGGAGCGACGCGCTCCGCCTGCGGTACGGGGCAGCGCGAGATGGGGCCCTTCTATTGTCCCGGGGACCAGAAGGTGTACATCGACTTGTCCTTCTATCAGGACCTGCGCACCCGCTTCGGGGCCCCCGGCGACTTCGCCCAGGCCTACGTCCTGGCCCACGAGATCGGCCACCACATCCAGAAGCTCACCGGGATCGAGGAGCGCGTGCGCAGTCAGCAGCGCGCGAGCCGGAGCGAGGCGAACCGGTTGTCGGTGGCGATGGAGCTGCAGGCGGATTGCCTGGCCGGTGTCTGGGGCCACGACGCAGCGAAGCGCGGGATTCTCGAGCCGGGTGACGTGGAAGAGGGGCTCCGCGCCGCGGCGGCGATCGGGGACGATCGCATCCAGGAGATGTCGGGGGGCGGCGTCCATCCCGAGTCCTTCACCCACGGCAGCTCGGCCCAGCGCACCGAGTGGCTGCGCCGCGGGCTGGAGCGCGGGGATCCGAACGCCTGCGACACCTTCGGCCGGCGCTAG